GATGATCACCAGCATCGCCGCGCTGATCACGAAGCCGATCACGAACACGACCGCGAGGTGGCCGAGCAGCGTCCGGTAGTAGAGGGTGTCGATGTCCTTCAGGAAGACGCCGCTCGAGATGTTCCAGTCCCACGGCGCGAAGCGCGTGACGTAGCTGATCTTCGGCACGGCGGTCTCGCTGTGCGGCAGCCGCCCGCGATATTCGGCGAAGCCGCTGCCGGTCGCCTTCGCGGCGTTCAGGATCGTGACGAACAGCGGCTTGCCGTCCGGATCGAGATAGTCGCCGACCTGCGTGCCGACCAGCTTCGGCAGCGTCGGATGCATCAGCACGACCGGCTGCGAGTCCATCACGAACACGTAGCCCGAATCGCCGTAGCGCATCGCGGCCAGGCTCGCGAGCGCGTCGCGCTTCGCGTCGGCCTCGGGCAGCGTGCCGCTCTGCGCAAGCGCGTGATACGCATTCACCACGCCGGCCGCCGAGTCGACGAGATTCGCGATGCCGGCCTTGCGTTCGGCGAGCATCGTCGCGCGCGTCTCGTAGGCGCTCCATGCGCCGACGCCCAGGAGACCGATCCATACCAGCGCAAGCGCGAGCCACAGCTTGCGGTTCAAACTCATTCTGCTCATCTGCGTGCCTTGTTGTCGATGTCGATGCGCACGAACGGCCCGTCGCGCGCAAACGGTTGCCCTTCTATTTACGGCAACGAGGCTTACAACTTGAATACGGGCCGGCGCGATGAACACGCGGCCGACCCACTGCCCTCGCCCCGCAACGCGACCGCCGGCGCGACAGCCCGCATTCGCTGTGCTAAAAAGACCGGCTGGCCGGCGCGCGAAGCGCCGGCGCCATTCCAGGGCCATCCATGTACGTCATCGACATCCACTACACCGCGTCGCTCGAGCGCATCGACGACGCGCTCGAACGCCACCGTGCGTATCTGCAGCCGCTGCTCGACAAGGGCATCTTCATCGCGGCGGGACCGAAGGTGCCGCGCGAAGGCGGCGTGATCCTCGCCGCGCGCATCGATCGCGACGAACTGGACACGATCCTGAAGACCGACCCGTTCGTGACCGAAGGGCTCGCCACGTATCGCGTGACGGAATTCCGGATCACGCGCGCCGCATCGGGCTTCAACGTGCCCGCGCTGCCGTAACGCGACACCTGCGCGACGCGCGCGCAGGCCGACGTGCCGCCCGACGGGCGGCGCATGCAAACAACGAGGGGAGAGAATGCGCAACGGCGCGTGGCGGCCGTCACGCGATCGCCGGGCCGTGCGCCCGGCGGATGCCGTTCAGTCGACCAGCAGCTTCAGGTCGTGGACCCACGGGCCGGGGCCCTGGCCGTCGCGCACGAACAGGCGCAGCTTGCCGTCGCGGTCGAACACGTAGCTCGCGGCGGTGTGATCCATCGTGTAGCTGCCGGGCGTCTTGCCGGGCACCTTCGCGTAGTAGACGCGGAAATCCTTCGTGACCTTCTTCAGCGCCGCTTCGTCGGCCGGCCGCAGGCCGATGAACGACGGATCGAACGCGGGCACGTACTGGCCGAGCAGCGCAGGCGTGTCGCGCTCCGGATCGACGGTGACGAACAGCACCTGCACGCGCTTCGCGGCATCGGGCCCGAGTTGCTTCAGCGCCTCGGACAGCTCGGCCATCGTCGTCGGGCACACGTCCGGACAGTGCGTATAGCCGAAGAACATCACGACGGCCCGGCCCTTGAAATCGGCGAGCGTGCGCACCTTGCCGGCCGTATCGGGCAGCGAGAAGTCGTTGCCGAACTGCGTGTTGCCGGTGATGTCGAGATTCTGGAATTTCGGCGCGTTGTCGCATCCGGCGAGCAGCAGCGCTGCCGTGAATGCGCATGCGAGCATCCAGCCTTGGCGCGCGCGGCGCCCGAACCGTGAATGGAGCATTGCGTTCAAACCGTGCGGTTACACGCCGAGCAGCGGGCGTGCATAGTGATCGACGAGCAGCGCGGCGAACAGCAGCGACAGATAGACGATCGAGTAGCGGAAGGCCTTGCGGGCGAGTGCGTCCGAATAGTCGCGGTAGATCTTCCACGCATACGCGAGGAACACCGCGCCGAGCAGCACCGCGCTCGTGAGGTAGACAACCCCGCTCATCCCGGAGATGAACGGCATCAGCGTGACCGCGAACAGGATCACCGTGTACAGCAGGATGTGCAGCCGCGTGAACTTCTCGCCGTGCGTGACGGGCAGCATCGGCAGCCCCGCGCTCTCGTAATCCTTGCGGCGATAGAGCGCGAGCACCCAGAAATGCGGCGGCGTCCACACGAAGATGATCAGCACGAGGATCCACGCGTCGCCGGGCACCGCGCCGGTGACCGCGGCCCACCCGAGCGCCGGCGGCATCGCGCCCGACGCGCCGCCGATCACGATGTTCTGCGGCGTCATCGGCTTGAGCAGCAGCGTGTAGATCACCGCGTAGCCGACGAACGTCGCGATCGTCAGCCACATCGTCAGCGGGTTCGTGAACGTATAGAGCGTCCACGCGCCGGCGCTGCCGAGCACGGCCGAGAACAGCAGGATCTGCGGCGACGTGATCTCGCCGCGCGCGGACGGGCGCCATGCGGTACGGCGCATCATCGCGTCGATCTTCTGTTCGACGAGGCAGTTGATCGCGAACGCGGCGCCGGCCAGCAGCCAGATGCCGACCGTGCCGCCGATCAGCACATGCCACGGCACCATGCCCGGCGTCGCGAGGAACATGCCGATCACCGCGCAGAACACCGCGAGCTGCGTGACACGCGGCTTCGTCAGCGCCATGTATTGGGAAAAGCGGCTACCGAGCGATTGGGAGAGGGTGCTTTGCATGGGGGCGGTCACGCCGGGGCAGCGTCGCGCGCAGGCAGCGCGACACGGCCAGGGCGGCTTGAAAGGATGCGAAAGTTTAACATGACGACGAGCAGCAGCAGGATCGCAGCCCCCCCGTTGTGCGCGACGGCGACCGGCAGCGGCCACTGCAGCACGATGTTGGTCAGGCCCGTCACGAACTGCAGCAGCACGACCAGCAGCACGCCGTTGGCGGGCCGCCGCAGCGATTCGAAGCGGCGCATCTTCAGCGCGAACGCGACCAGGTACGCGACCACGACGAACGCGAACGTACGATGCGTCCAGTGGATCGCGACCAGCGCGTCCTGCGTGATCGCGTCGCCGTCCTTCGTCATCCCGAGCGCGCGCCACAGGTGGAAGCCGTGCTGGAAGTCCATCGGCGGGATCCACTGGCCGTTGCAGGTCGGGAAGTCGGTGCACGCGAGCACCGCGTAGTTGGTGCTCACCCAGCCGCCGAGCGCGATCTGCACGACCAGCAGCACGAGCGCCGCGAGCGCGGCCGCACGGTAGCGGCCGGCCTCGGGATCATGCGACGGCAGCGGCGTCTGCCGCGCCGCGAGCCAGCCGAGCGTGCCGAGCAGCGTGAGGCCGAGCAGAAGGTGGATCGTGACGATCACGGGCTGCAGTTTCATCGTGACCGTCCACGCGCCGAATGCACCCTGCACGAGGATCAGCAGCAGCAGGCTCGTCGGCCACCACGGCGACACGTGCAGCGGGCGGCGGCGCAGCCGCGCGGACCACGCGATCACGACCTGCGCGATGATCAGCACGCCGATCGCCATCGCGAAATAGCGGTGGATCATCTCGATCCACGCCTTCGACATGCTGACGGGGCCCGTCGGCATCGCCTGGTGCGCGGCCGTGATCGCGGCGTGCGCGATGAACGGCGACGACGTGCCGTAGCAGCCGGGCCAGTCGGGGCAGCCGAGCCCCGAATCGGTCAGCCGCGTGAAGCCGCCGAACATCACGAGATCGAGCGTGAGGAACGTGGTGATCCACACGAGCTGGCGGAACTTGTTGTCGTCGGCCTTCACCCACACGTACGACAGCGGCAGCAGCGCGATGCAGAAGCCGATCAGGCCGAGTTGCAGTAGATACGACATCGGAATGTGTGCCTCGTTGTCTCGCCTTAGCCGATGCTCGACCACTTCAGCAGCTTCGTCACGTCTGCCTTGATCTTGCTGGGATTCGGATCTTTCGGGAAACGCATCATCAGGTTGCCGTTCGGGTCGACCATGTAGATGTGGTCGGTATCCCGCGTGCCGGCGTCGGCCGGCAGCCATGCGGCAACCGCAGCCGGATCGGCGACGAGCCGGCGCGTGTCCGGGTAGGCCTCGAGCACCTTCTGCGGCGTCGCGCCCGCATCGCTGCGCAGCCACACCATCGTGATCCGGTGCCGTTCGCCCGCCTGCGTGACGCGGATCTGGCGCATGAAATAGAGCTTCTGCGCGCAGGCTTCGTCGCACGCGCTGCTGTCGGTCATCACGAACAGCCACACACCGCGCAGCGACGACAGCGGCACGGTCTTGCCGGTTTCGTCGGTGACCTGCAGATCCGCCGGGATCGCCCGCTGCGGCTCGATCAGCGTGCCGTAGTTCGTCGAACCGCCCTTCGGCTTGATCACGTAATAGGTGAAGTACGACGCGAGCATCGGCGCGGCGCACACGAGCCCCAGCAGCACGAGCATCCAGCGGCCGCGCTTGCGGGCCGCCGGCGAAACCGGCTTGGCGGCCGGACCCTGACGGGAAGATTGCATGGACAAATCAGACCTCTCGAAACGAACCCGCGGCGCTTGTGCCGCGTCCTGGCATGGCGCTCACGCGCCGGCCGACTTCTTCGCCGCACGCCGCGCGGCGTACAGGCCGAAACCGAGCGCGGCCGCCGCCATGGCCCACCACTGAAACATGTAACCGTAATTGCGCTCGACGCCGGTCGTCGCCGCCGGCCAGTCGCGCACGAGCTTGTCGCCGTCGTCGCTCGTCTGCTGGATCACGAACGGCTGCAGCGGCAGCCCCGTTTCCTTCGCATACGCGGCGACGTCCAGGTTCTGCCGGATCTTCTGGTGCGCCGCCGAACCGCCTTCGCCGAGTTCGAACGCGCGCGACGCGTCGGCGCGCGCAATGCCCACGATCTCGACGTCGCCCGCGGGCGTCGCGAACGACTCGATCGCCGTGCGATCGGCGATGTTGCGCGGCAGCCAGCCACGGTTGACGAGCACGACGCCGCCGCCCGTGAGTTTAAACGGCATCACGACGTAAAAACCCGGCTGGTCGTTATACGGCCGATTGTCGAGGAACACCGCTTGCTCGGGCGTGAAGCGGCCCGTCGCACGCACGCGATGAAATTCGATCGACGCCAGCGGAATCGGCTGCGCGCCGACGTCGACGGGCGCCGCATGCTCGTAGCGCACGATGCTCGCCTGCAGCGCTTCCTTCTGGTGCGCGCGGTCGCGCTGCCAGAAACCGAGACGGATCGTGGCGGCGACGACGACGAGGATCAGCAGCGCAGGCAGCCAGCGAATCTTCATCGTGCGGCCCGCCCGGTACATTCGCGAAAGCGAAGTGCGATAATTATCCCCTTCCTTTCGAATTGCCGTCGTCCGGTTCGTGTCATGCACATACTCGTTCCCATCGCCTTCGTCCTCATCATTGCCAGCATGGGCTCGGCGCTCTACTTCATGATGCACGACCGTGGCCACACGAAACGCATGGCCTGGTCGCTCGCCACCCGCGTCGGGCTGTCGGTCTCGCTGTTCCTGTTCATCCTGTTCGCCAACTGGATGGGCTGGATCCATTCGACCGGCCTGCCGATCGGGCGTTGATGCATGTACCGCTGCGGGCACCACGACCCGCTGTGACATTTCGCCGCACGGCATCGCCACCAAGCAAAAGCGCCGCCTGACTGAGTCGCGGCGGCGCCAGGGTGGTGCGGGCCGACAGCCAGCCGCTGCCAGGTCAACACCAATGAAAACGGCCCGCGCATTGCCGCGCGGGCCGTTTTTCCATTTACAGCCAGTAGACGACGACGTACAGGCCGAGCCAGACGACGTCGACGAAGTGCCAGTACCACGCGGCGCCTTCGAATGCGAAGTGGTGATCGGGCGTGAAGTGGCCGCGGATCATCCGCACCAGCACCACCGCGAGCATCGTGCCGCCGAGGAACACGTGGAAGCCGTGGAAGCCCGTCAGCAGGAAGAACGTCGAACCGTACACGCCCGAGTTCAGCGTCAGGTTCAGTTCGTTGTATGCGTGGTAGTACTCGAAGCCCTGCAGGAACAGGAAGCAGATACCGAACGCGAGCGTCGCGGCCATCCATGCGATTGCTTTCCTGCGATGATCGTCGCGCAGTGCGTGGTGCGAGATCGTCAGCGTCACGCCCGACGACAGCAGGAATGCCGTGTTCAGCGTCGGGATCGGCCACGGGCCCATCGTCTTGAAGTGACCGGCGAGCGCGGCGGGGCCTTCGTTCGGCCACACGGCGGAGAAATCCGGCCAGATCAGCTTGTAGTCAAGGCTGCCGAGCTGGTGCAGCGCGATTTCACGCGCATAGAACAGCGCGCCGAAGAACGCACCGAAGAACATGACTTCCGAGAAGATGAACCAGCTCATGCTCCAGCGGTACGACTTGTCGACGTTCTTGCCGTATTGACCACCTTCCGATTCGGCGATCGCGTCGCCGAACCAGTGATACAGCGTGAAGAGCAACCACAGCAGGCCGAGCAGCGACGTAAACGGCGCCCAGTCGTGACCGTTGATCCACAGCGCCGCCGATCCGAGCATGACCAACAGGCCGATGGCCGCGCTGATCGGATGGTGCGACGGATGCGGCACG
The nucleotide sequence above comes from Burkholderia pyrrocinia. Encoded proteins:
- a CDS encoding YciI family protein, which translates into the protein MYVIDIHYTASLERIDDALERHRAYLQPLLDKGIFIAAGPKVPREGGVILAARIDRDELDTILKTDPFVTEGLATYRVTEFRITRAASGFNVPALP
- a CDS encoding SCO family protein translates to MLHSRFGRRARQGWMLACAFTAALLLAGCDNAPKFQNLDITGNTQFGNDFSLPDTAGKVRTLADFKGRAVVMFFGYTHCPDVCPTTMAELSEALKQLGPDAAKRVQVLFVTVDPERDTPALLGQYVPAFDPSFIGLRPADEAALKKVTKDFRVYYAKVPGKTPGSYTMDHTAASYVFDRDGKLRLFVRDGQGPGPWVHDLKLLVD
- the cyoE gene encoding heme o synthase, translating into MQSTLSQSLGSRFSQYMALTKPRVTQLAVFCAVIGMFLATPGMVPWHVLIGGTVGIWLLAGAAFAINCLVEQKIDAMMRRTAWRPSARGEITSPQILLFSAVLGSAGAWTLYTFTNPLTMWLTIATFVGYAVIYTLLLKPMTPQNIVIGGASGAMPPALGWAAVTGAVPGDAWILVLIIFVWTPPHFWVLALYRRKDYESAGLPMLPVTHGEKFTRLHILLYTVILFAVTLMPFISGMSGVVYLTSAVLLGAVFLAYAWKIYRDYSDALARKAFRYSIVYLSLLFAALLVDHYARPLLGV
- a CDS encoding COX15/CtaA family protein — translated: MSYLLQLGLIGFCIALLPLSYVWVKADDNKFRQLVWITTFLTLDLVMFGGFTRLTDSGLGCPDWPGCYGTSSPFIAHAAITAAHQAMPTGPVSMSKAWIEMIHRYFAMAIGVLIIAQVVIAWSARLRRRPLHVSPWWPTSLLLLILVQGAFGAWTVTMKLQPVIVTIHLLLGLTLLGTLGWLAARQTPLPSHDPEAGRYRAAALAALVLLVVQIALGGWVSTNYAVLACTDFPTCNGQWIPPMDFQHGFHLWRALGMTKDGDAITQDALVAIHWTHRTFAFVVVAYLVAFALKMRRFESLRRPANGVLLVVLLQFVTGLTNIVLQWPLPVAVAHNGGAAILLLLVVMLNFRILSSRPGRVALPARDAAPA
- a CDS encoding SCO family protein — encoded protein: MQSSRQGPAAKPVSPAARKRGRWMLVLLGLVCAAPMLASYFTYYVIKPKGGSTNYGTLIEPQRAIPADLQVTDETGKTVPLSSLRGVWLFVMTDSSACDEACAQKLYFMRQIRVTQAGERHRITMVWLRSDAGATPQKVLEAYPDTRRLVADPAAVAAWLPADAGTRDTDHIYMVDPNGNLMMRFPKDPNPSKIKADVTKLLKWSSIG
- a CDS encoding SURF1 family protein — translated: MKIRWLPALLILVVVAATIRLGFWQRDRAHQKEALQASIVRYEHAAPVDVGAQPIPLASIEFHRVRATGRFTPEQAVFLDNRPYNDQPGFYVVMPFKLTGGGVVLVNRGWLPRNIADRTAIESFATPAGDVEIVGIARADASRAFELGEGGSAAHQKIRQNLDVAAYAKETGLPLQPFVIQQTSDDGDKLVRDWPAATTGVERNYGYMFQWWAMAAAALGFGLYAARRAAKKSAGA
- a CDS encoding twin transmembrane helix small protein, translated to MHILVPIAFVLIIASMGSALYFMMHDRGHTKRMAWSLATRVGLSVSLFLFILFANWMGWIHSTGLPIGR
- a CDS encoding cytochrome c oxidase subunit 3, producing the protein MSGQNQTPYYFVPHPSHHPISAAIGLLVMLGSAALWINGHDWAPFTSLLGLLWLLFTLYHWFGDAIAESEGGQYGKNVDKSYRWSMSWFIFSEVMFFGAFFGALFYAREIALHQLGSLDYKLIWPDFSAVWPNEGPAALAGHFKTMGPWPIPTLNTAFLLSSGVTLTISHHALRDDHRRKAIAWMAATLAFGICFLFLQGFEYYHAYNELNLTLNSGVYGSTFFLLTGFHGFHVFLGGTMLAVVLVRMIRGHFTPDHHFAFEGAAWYWHFVDVVWLGLYVVVYWL